The genomic DNA CGTAGATGGACATGAGCACCGCGTCCTTGATCTTCTCCGGGTCGCCCTTGGTCTGCAGGAGCAGGGACAACGCCTCCTGAGCGTAGACAAACACCCGGCGCAGGTCCTGCTGGTCCATGGCCGACTTGGCCATGTAGTACATGGCATAGGCCCGGAAGGCGGGGTCCACCTTCACGTCCTTGGCCAGATCGGCCCACATGGCCAGCGCCTTGTCGGCATTGCCGAGATTCTGCAGCGACATGGCCTGGGCGTATTCGAACTGGCGCAGCCGCTCGGGCGGCAGGGTCCAGTTGGCCCTGGCCATGGCCACCAGATCCGCGATCTCCTTCCACGCCAATTGGTCGAGGTAGATGTTCACGGCCAACCCCAGGGCCTCGTCCGAGACGCCGGGGATCTGGGTCTTTCCGAGGTACGGCTTGATGAGTTCCAGCGCCTTTTCCGGCTTGCCCACCTTCCAGTAGCTCAGCGCCACCTGGGTAATGATGGCATCGTCAACCTTGGTGTCTTCCTTGCCGATGAAGTCGTAGGTCTCCCAGTAGCGGACGACCCGGCCAAAGCGCTCCTCGGCCACCATGCCGGGCACGGCAAGGGCAAAGACCGAGTCGCCCAGGGTCCGGGCCGTGCGCACCAGCGGACTGTCGGGATACTTCTCGATGAGGTCCTGGGCCGCGCCCAGGGCTTCGGGATACTGCTTGTTGAAGGCGTGCCACATGGCCAGCTTGAGCTGGGCGATGGGGGCCAGCGGGCTGTCCGGATACCGCTCGACAATCTCCTGATAGATCATTTCCGGGCGCAGGTTGTAGGGGCGGTCAAAGACGCTGACCATGTCGCCCATGGTCGGGTCGTCGTAGATGCCCTCCTCGGCCAGCCGCATCCTGGCGATGAGGCCGCCCTCCTTGTCCGGGTAGTCCAGCACCGCCCGCTCGTATATCTGCTTGGCCGCACCCTTCTCCCCCTGGCGGACGTAGATGTCGCCGATCCGGGCCAGGACCACGTCCGCGCCCTCGCTGTCCGGATTGAGGTTGTAGTAGGTGAAATAGTGGTTCTTGGCCTCCTGCAGCTTGTCGAGGGCCATCTCCACCCCGCCGGCCAGACGCAGGAACTCGGCATTTTCCATATAGTAGTCGGGCCACCGCTTGTCGATGTAGTCCACGATCTGATACGCCTGCTCCACAAACCCGGTCCGGTTCAGGGAGTCGGCCAGATAGTAGGCCGCCTCCTTGACCAGTTGGTGCTCCGGATAGGTCTGAATGAGATACTGGAACTGGTCGGCTGCCTTCAGGTAGTCGCCCATCTTGTAATAGTATTCGCCCCAGTAGTAGCTGATGGACGGGATGTTATCGTCGTCAGGATAGTTGTCCTGGAGCACCTTGAAATACGCCTTGGCCTCCGGGAAGTTGTTCACCTGGAGGTTGAGCAGGCCGAGATTGAGCAGCGCGCTGGGCACACGGTTGGAGCGCAGGTTGATGTTCATGGCCTCAATGAACGCCTGGGAAATATCGCGGAAGTTCCCGGCCAGATCGTTGCCGTACTTCTGCTTCTTGATGTCCGCCACCGCGTAGAGGGTTTCCTCCCGGATGTGAAGAGGCACTTCGGGCATCCTGAGGATGTCCTCGAACAGCGGCAGGGCCTCGTCCAGCTTGCCGTTGAACATCAGGGACTGAGCCTCGTAGACCTTGTCGGCCAGCTCCTGCTCCTTGGCCTTGGCAACCACGGCGGGATCAAGGGGATCTTCGACCCCATCCTGCCCGGTCCCGTTCTGCCCGGTCCCGTTCTGGCCGGTTTCGGGTTGCTCAAAGGGCGGCACTTCCGCAGGGACGGGGTCGGCCTGGGGAGTCGGCTCGACCTGGACCATCGGCGGGACCTGGGCCGCCTCCTCCGGGCTCAGCCTGGGCGGCGGCGCGCCCTGGACCACCGAAGGCGGAGCCACGCTCCCGCCCACCTGCCCGTCGGACGGCGGAACAGGCAAAGCCTCCCCGTCCTGAACAGGGACATCAACCGGTGGGCCTTGCCCATCCATGGGCGGCGGGGCAACGCTCCCGCCCACAGCCGAACCGTCGCCAACAGACACGGGAACAGCCTCCACCACCTCAGCCCCGCCGGCCTGGGGGCCGGCCAGTTCGGCAAACTTGACCTCTTCAGCGGTCTTGTTGACCGCCCTGAAACGCAGCTCGCTCGATGCCGGGTACTGGCCATCCTGGGGGGGGGGCGCAGGCTGTGGCAAAGCCGCCGCGCCCTGCGCCTGGGGATCGGACACGGCAGCCGCGGGCTGGGCCTCGACCGCCTGGGGCAGGGCCTGTTCACCCCCTGGCTGGGCGCCTCCGTCTCCGGGCGGGGCCACTTCGGTACGAACGGTATAGGGAACAGCGAAAAACGGCTTGCGGTCGCCACCATCTGCCGATTCGGGCGGCAGGTCGGTTTCGGTTTCGGATGCTTCCGGACCTCTTGGCTGGGCCGCCTGCGGAATTGCCGCTGGCGCTGGCAGCGAAGCCGTGGGCGCGGCAGGCGCAGGGACCGCAGCCGCAGCGGGTTTGCTCCCGTTCGGTTTCCAGCGCGCCCCGATGGGATCACGAAAAACTTGCAGGACAAACTCGGCCTTGCCCGGCGTGGGCAGCCTGATGAAGCCGATGGCGTCTGTCTGGGTGGTGATCACAACGGTATCGCCGTCCACGGCGATGGATTTGACCAGCTTGCCGGGAAAATCCTTGCTCCCTGGCTTGGGCTCGGCGTCCCAAACGGACGCTGGCAGGGAAACGCGCAGCTCACGAGCACCGGTCCGGCGCACGGAATTCTCTGGCAATGTGCTGGAATCAAAAGAAAACGTCATCCGATCAGAGTCGCCCTGGGAGGCAAAATTCACACGCAGGGCAGCAGCCGGATCGACCAGGCACAACCAGACAGACAGGGCCAGCACAACGGGCCAGAGTGTGGATTTGGCACTTTTCACAGTCACGCCGAGCAGTTATGCAATTGTCGTGCTACCGGCAGCCAGAGCACCCGGTCATCCTCCGCCGCAGGTTACAGCAACTCGCGCTTCTTCAGCTTCTCGATAAGGGTGGTCCGCTTGATGCCGACCATTTCCGCAGCCTTGTTCTTGACCCCGTCGGACTGCTCCAGCGCCTCTTCCAAGAGCCGCCCCTCGATGGTCTCCAGGAAATCCTTGAGCTTGAGCCCCTTGTCCTCCATGTCCTTGAGGGTGGGCCAGACAAACCCGGCCGGACGCGGCGGCACGACATCGGCCTCCCGGCGCAGCGGTTTCTCGCCTATGTCGTGGAATATCTTCTCGGGCAGATCTTCGGGCATCGCCTCGACGCTGTCGCACAGGATGGCCAGCCGCTCCATGAAATTCTCAAGCTCGCGGACATTGCCCGGCCAGGAATAGGTCAACAGCATCTCCCTGGCCCGCTCCGAGAGGGTCAGGGGCTTGCGGCTCTTGGTCCGGCAGTGGCAGGAGAGAAAATGATCGGCCAGCATGAGAACGTCGCTGCCGCGCTCGCGCAGGGGGGGCAGATGCAGGGGGATGACGTTGAGCCGGTAGAACAGATCCTCGCGGAACCGCCCGGCCTTGACCTCAACCTCCAGATCGCGGTTGGTGGCGGCCACCACGCGGACATCGACCTTCTTGATGCAGATGCCGCCCACGCGCTCAATCTCTTTCTCCTGCAGGGCGCGCAGGATCTTGACCTGGAGACTCAGGTCCATCTCGCCGATCTCGTCGAGGAAGATGGTGCCGCCGTCTGCCAGCTCGAACCGGCCCGGACGGGTGCGGATGGCGTGGGTGAAGGCACCCTTCTCGTGGCCGAAAAGCTCGGATTCCAGCAGTTCCCTCGGGATGGCCCCGCAGTTGATGGGGACAAAGGCGTTGTCGCGCCGGGGGCTGTTGCGGTGCAAAGCGCGCACCAGCAGTTCCTTGCCTGTCCCGGATTCGCCGGTCACGAGCACGGTGCTGTCTGTGGGCGCGACCTTTGCGAGAACTCTGAAGACTTCGGCCAGGACCGGGCTGCCCCCGATGATGCCGTCCAGGTTGAGCGCCATTTCTCCTCCGTAATCACATGGAAATGCAGCCAAAGGAAGGGGACTCACACAGGGTGTCTGCGTGAACCTGCATAATCCCTGTCAACAAAATGACGGCGTGTCAACGGGTCATGAGCATATTTATGAAAAACTCTAGAAAAATGCGGGGATAGCCTGGGGAGACGCGAAACGGCCAACACCGACGCGGAGTCAGGCAACATGTCGGCATCACTGATTTTCGTCCATCGCGGCAAGCAATTCGTCAATGCGGGCGACAATCCGGTCGGGCACGCCCATGCTGTACATCAGGTGGCGGGCGTTGCCAGTCGGAACATCGACCAGCCCCTTGCATGTGAAGAGATCTCTGTCCAGTCGGGTCATCTGGAGCAGGGACTCCACCTCCTCGGGGGCCACGAGGATGCAGGTGAAACGCTCCATGGCCAGCATGCGCACCAGTTGGGGATAATCGCCATTGACCCGCTTCATGCCCGGCCTGGCCCTGGCGATGAGATCGTCCACGTCCGCGCCCAGTGAGTACCCCTCCAGCACGCCCAAAACAATGGTTTCGTCGGCCAGGATCTGAGCCAGGGAATCCCTGCCCTCCAGCTTGAACACGTTCTCCTTGAGCGCGAGCGCACACAACGGCTGATTTCTGTATATAGGCTTGGAAAACTTGGCAAAAGACTCACGATGCGGGGTCTTGAACCAGCCGATGGAGCAGACCGGATCCTTGGAGTGGAGGAGCTCCAGTATCCGTTTGGCGGGCATGGATTGGTAGACCGGCTCAATGCCTGCCGCGCGCAGGACGGCATCGGTCTTGCGCAGCAGGAAACCGTCCGGCTCACCGAGGCTGTTGGTGAAATAATAGGGCGGAAACTCCAGATGGCAGACCAGAAGCCTGACCTGCCCGCCGTCGCCTGCGCCGATGTCTGCCACTGGCGCAAGCGTCAGGCACAGACACAAAAACAGACCCAGCATCAGGCGGAAGGACATCGGCATGTGTTCCCCGTGGACAGAATTACTCTCAAGGATAAAACGATACCGCAAACAAAATAAAATGGAAAGCCCGGACAAAGCCGGGCTGAATCATTGTGGCACTTATCCCGGAAATAATACCATCATCGGCGGCGCAGGATCTCCTTGGCCGGGACCAGGGCCGTGGCCGCCGCGCCCACGATGTTGCCCGCCACGCCGGGGCCGTCACCGGCCACGAACAGGCCGTCCACGGCGGTTTCCAGGTGCGCACGCGTCTCCACCTGGGTGGCGAAGAACTTGATCTCTGGCGCATAGAGCAGGGTCTCGTCGTTGGATACGCCGGGCACCACGTTGTTGAGTTTTTCCAGACCGTCCATGAGGTTGGTCAGGATGCGCTCGGGCAGGGCCATGGCGATGTCGCCAGGGATGGCGTTCTTCATGGTCGGCTCGATGTAGCTGTGGCGGATGCGATCCCAGGTGGAGCGGCGGCCCCGGCGCAGATCGCCGTACCGTTGCAGGATGGGCTTGCCCCCGCCGATCAGGGTGGCCAGCCGCCCGATGGCCTCGCCGTAGGCCTGGTTGTCCTCCACCGGGTCGTTGAGCACCACCTTGGAGAGAAAGGCGAAGTTGGTGTTGTCGGACTTGGTGTTCATGAGCGCGTGCCCGTTGACGCAGACGAAATCCTGGTAGTTCTCCAGGGCCACGAACCCGCCGTAGTTGGTGCAGAAGGTACGCGTCAGATCATCGTACTTGGTGGTGCGTACAAAGAATGTCGGGTCGTAGATGATGGAGCAGATGTCCTGCATGATCTCGTTGTGGACCTCCACGCGCACACCCACCTCGATGCCGCGCTGCGAGACCTCGATGCCGTGCTTGCGGACCAGACTCCCCACCCACTCGGCCCCGACCCGGCCCGGAGCCAGGATGACGTTTTTGGCC from Pseudodesulfovibrio aespoeensis Aspo-2 includes the following:
- a CDS encoding NAD(P)/FAD-dependent oxidoreductase, with the translated sequence MNKTVKTEYDVIIVGGGPAGLFAAYYLGEHGDLDVLVIEKGKRSLARNCPISGDQECIKCRPCNILSGIGGAGLFSDGKLNFIHTLGKTDLTQFMGVSEARALIDETEAIFNRFGMDGKVFPTDMAKAEDIRKQARRVGIDLLVIKQKHLGSDNLPGHITAMADYIQDKGVAFHTSETVKDVVVDKGRVTGVVTNRQEYTAKNVILAPGRVGAEWVGSLVRKHGIEVSQRGIEVGVRVEVHNEIMQDICSIIYDPTFFVRTTKYDDLTRTFCTNYGGFVALENYQDFVCVNGHALMNTKSDNTNFAFLSKVVLNDPVEDNQAYGEAIGRLATLIGGGKPILQRYGDLRRGRRSTWDRIRHSYIEPTMKNAIPGDIAMALPERILTNLMDGLEKLNNVVPGVSNDETLLYAPEIKFFATQVETRAHLETAVDGLFVAGDGPGVAGNIVGAAATALVPAKEILRRR
- a CDS encoding substrate-binding periplasmic protein; the protein is MPMSFRLMLGLFLCLCLTLAPVADIGAGDGGQVRLLVCHLEFPPYYFTNSLGEPDGFLLRKTDAVLRAAGIEPVYQSMPAKRILELLHSKDPVCSIGWFKTPHRESFAKFSKPIYRNQPLCALALKENVFKLEGRDSLAQILADETIVLGVLEGYSLGADVDDLIARARPGMKRVNGDYPQLVRMLAMERFTCILVAPEEVESLLQMTRLDRDLFTCKGLVDVPTGNARHLMYSMGVPDRIVARIDELLAAMDENQ
- a CDS encoding sigma-54 interaction domain-containing protein yields the protein MALNLDGIIGGSPVLAEVFRVLAKVAPTDSTVLVTGESGTGKELLVRALHRNSPRRDNAFVPINCGAIPRELLESELFGHEKGAFTHAIRTRPGRFELADGGTIFLDEIGEMDLSLQVKILRALQEKEIERVGGICIKKVDVRVVAATNRDLEVEVKAGRFREDLFYRLNVIPLHLPPLRERGSDVLMLADHFLSCHCRTKSRKPLTLSERAREMLLTYSWPGNVRELENFMERLAILCDSVEAMPEDLPEKIFHDIGEKPLRREADVVPPRPAGFVWPTLKDMEDKGLKLKDFLETIEGRLLEEALEQSDGVKNKAAEMVGIKRTTLIEKLKKRELL
- a CDS encoding tetratricopeptide repeat protein; this encodes MRRTGARELRVSLPASVWDAEPKPGSKDFPGKLVKSIAVDGDTVVITTQTDAIGFIRLPTPGKAEFVLQVFRDPIGARWKPNGSKPAAAAVPAPAAPTASLPAPAAIPQAAQPRGPEASETETDLPPESADGGDRKPFFAVPYTVRTEVAPPGDGGAQPGGEQALPQAVEAQPAAAVSDPQAQGAAALPQPAPPPQDGQYPASSELRFRAVNKTAEEVKFAELAGPQAGGAEVVEAVPVSVGDGSAVGGSVAPPPMDGQGPPVDVPVQDGEALPVPPSDGQVGGSVAPPSVVQGAPPPRLSPEEAAQVPPMVQVEPTPQADPVPAEVPPFEQPETGQNGTGQNGTGQDGVEDPLDPAVVAKAKEQELADKVYEAQSLMFNGKLDEALPLFEDILRMPEVPLHIREETLYAVADIKKQKYGNDLAGNFRDISQAFIEAMNINLRSNRVPSALLNLGLLNLQVNNFPEAKAYFKVLQDNYPDDDNIPSISYYWGEYYYKMGDYLKAADQFQYLIQTYPEHQLVKEAAYYLADSLNRTGFVEQAYQIVDYIDKRWPDYYMENAEFLRLAGGVEMALDKLQEAKNHYFTYYNLNPDSEGADVVLARIGDIYVRQGEKGAAKQIYERAVLDYPDKEGGLIARMRLAEEGIYDDPTMGDMVSVFDRPYNLRPEMIYQEIVERYPDSPLAPIAQLKLAMWHAFNKQYPEALGAAQDLIEKYPDSPLVRTARTLGDSVFALAVPGMVAEERFGRVVRYWETYDFIGKEDTKVDDAIITQVALSYWKVGKPEKALELIKPYLGKTQIPGVSDEALGLAVNIYLDQLAWKEIADLVAMARANWTLPPERLRQFEYAQAMSLQNLGNADKALAMWADLAKDVKVDPAFRAYAMYYMAKSAMDQQDLRRVFVYAQEALSLLLQTKGDPEKIKDAVLMSIYATERSGRYEEALKWAREYDRYIDVDNPEWASTRFKLARIYRKAGAIEEWKQLLGDIIEKKPDSLQAQLAKSALDTYDLEQKAQQYAPAPQ